The following proteins are encoded in a genomic region of Drosophila willistoni isolate 14030-0811.24 chromosome 3R, UCI_dwil_1.1, whole genome shotgun sequence:
- the LOC6646933 gene encoding uncharacterized protein LOC6646933 — MNLLKQWQSSTLSLLIYFVLVTPSVTTNETETTTTTTTTTNTTATKTPAKKCLPSEVQTVNKGCVDRETFLDSVLVRSWADENLDKAKEKAGVEGETVTCAPGEILTAYGCSAQKEPPRRDPSKRVVIAHSHMKGNQVIKPGHGYGDFDTVDTTNDSGHKQHKRRGGGRGKQSGAANGPRILGHNRPRHSVHMPGRLLRTGRHCRPNEVLAKNNRCIRKRGKTGKYTHHDHKYGLQRRHRHKGGRGGEDGIGKGEAMNSEESNA, encoded by the coding sequence atgaatttactaaaacaaTGGCAAAGCTCTACACTATCGTTGCTAATATATTTTGTCTTGGTAACTCCATCTGTAACTACCAATGAAACAGAAacgactactactactacgACTACGACTAATACGACTGCGACTAAGACGCCGGCGAAAAAGTGCTTACCGAGCGAGGTTCAAACCGTAAACAAAGGTTGTGTTGATCGTGAAACCTTTCTGGACAGTGTCCTCGTACGTTCATGGGCCGACGAGAATCTTGACAAAGCGAAAGAAAAAGCTGGCGTTGAAGGTGAGACTGTGACCTGTGCACCAGGCGAGATCTTGACCGCCTATGGATGTTCCGCCCAAAAGGAACCGCCACGTCGCGACCCTTCTAAGCGCGTGGTCATTGCACACAGTCATATGAAGGGCAATCAGGTGATTAAACCTGGACATGGCTATGGCGACTTCGACACGGTTGATACCACAAATGATTCTGGGCATAAGCAACATAAACGACGAGGAGGAGGACGTGGCAAGCAATCTGGGGCCGCTAATGGCCCACGAATTCTCGGTCACAATCGTCCACGTCACAGTGTCCATATGCCAGGCCGATTGCTCAGAACAGGACGCCATTGTCGCCCCAATGAAGTTTTGGCCAAAAATAATCGCTGTATACGCAAGCGCGGCAAAACTGGCAAATACACACACCACGATCACAAATACGGCTTGCAGCGCAGACATCGGCATAAGGGGGGAAGGGGAGGGGAGGATGGCATTGGCAAGGGCGAAGCAATGAATTCTGAAGAAAGCAATGCTTAA